In one window of Ferriphaselus amnicola DNA:
- a CDS encoding glycoside hydrolase family 113: MAMHPASLCWMLVFSFLLSACEPSGKQTDPSKAAAPSEQSQSKLARPLPALYGATVLQTNEVKLDSGLARESFEQLKLLGANSAVLVPFLRQEKPQTDHVDFSGEVTDTQLITGIQSIHAAGMQVILKPQILIAGSWAGAVNPGNPQGWERWFASYQTKIIHYAEIAQANKVELFVIGTELKQADKLPYWRGLIAEVRKVYTGKITYAAHNLDGIEQYAHWDLLDMMGVTLYPPLGNTVNREVMRDAMLQVVIGLNKLHEQHGKLVLVTEVGIPSVYGAQTMPWDYSKKKCDAPADVDLQAMVLDLWLEALNKSWISGVLVWNWYSDPYAGGRFDTDYTVQNKPAEAVLRCRWGISCKDSLTPAG, translated from the coding sequence ATGGCGATGCATCCTGCGTCGTTATGTTGGATGCTGGTGTTTAGCTTCCTGCTGTCTGCATGTGAGCCCAGTGGAAAGCAAACCGATCCCAGTAAGGCTGCCGCCCCGTCCGAGCAGAGTCAGTCTAAGTTGGCCCGTCCATTGCCAGCACTGTATGGCGCTACGGTTCTGCAAACTAATGAAGTCAAGCTTGATTCGGGGTTGGCGCGTGAGTCATTCGAGCAGCTCAAGTTGTTAGGAGCCAACTCGGCGGTGCTTGTGCCATTCCTGCGCCAAGAAAAACCTCAGACGGATCATGTGGATTTTAGCGGGGAAGTCACCGATACGCAGTTAATCACTGGTATCCAGAGCATCCATGCGGCAGGAATGCAGGTTATCCTCAAGCCGCAGATTCTAATTGCTGGATCTTGGGCGGGGGCCGTCAACCCAGGCAACCCACAAGGCTGGGAGCGCTGGTTCGCAAGTTATCAAACAAAGATCATCCATTACGCTGAGATAGCTCAGGCCAATAAGGTTGAGCTGTTTGTCATTGGTACTGAACTCAAACAAGCCGATAAACTCCCTTACTGGCGTGGCCTGATTGCAGAGGTGCGTAAGGTGTACACCGGCAAGATAACTTATGCGGCGCATAACCTTGATGGTATAGAGCAATATGCTCATTGGGATCTGCTCGACATGATGGGGGTGACGCTTTACCCACCGTTAGGTAACACGGTTAACCGTGAGGTGATGCGCGACGCCATGCTGCAGGTCGTTATCGGGCTGAATAAACTCCATGAGCAACATGGTAAGCTCGTATTGGTGACGGAAGTTGGCATTCCCTCGGTGTATGGTGCGCAGACGATGCCGTGGGATTACTCAAAAAAGAAGTGTGATGCTCCAGCCGACGTTGACCTACAAGCTATGGTGTTGGATTTATGGCTGGAGGCGCTCAATAAATCATGGATCAGTGGTGTGCTGGTGTGGAATTGGTACAGCGACCCTTATGCAGGAGGGCGTTTCGATACTGATTACACGGTTCAGAACAAGCCTGCTGAGGCCGTGTTACGCTGCCGCTGGGGGATTTCTTGCAAAGATTCACTGACTCCGGCGGGCTAA
- the rpoH gene encoding RNA polymerase sigma factor RpoH: MSHSLTLPMPSAVGSLDSYIHSVNTIPMLTQEEEFDLATRFRRENDLEAARGLVLSHLRLVVSVARGYAGYGLPQADLIQEGNIGLMKAVKRYDPDRGVRLVSFALHWIKAEMHEYILKNWRLVKIATTKAQRKLFFNLRSMKNGLDTLRPQEIANIAKELNVSEHDVVEMETRFSGHDMALDPTSQDDEDSYSPISWLAANENDEPSHLLEHSQTEQRKTEGLSAALAALDERSRRIIEARWLCENDAATLHELAAEFNVSAERIRQIEQKALSKMQALLAPTVA; this comes from the coding sequence ATGAGCCATAGCCTAACCTTACCGATGCCATCTGCCGTAGGCAGTCTGGATAGCTACATCCATTCGGTGAATACCATCCCCATGCTAACGCAGGAGGAGGAATTCGACTTGGCCACACGTTTCCGCCGCGAAAACGATCTGGAGGCTGCGCGCGGCTTGGTGTTATCGCATTTGCGCCTAGTCGTCAGCGTTGCCCGTGGATACGCAGGATACGGCCTGCCGCAAGCCGATTTGATTCAGGAGGGGAATATCGGCCTGATGAAGGCGGTAAAACGCTATGACCCGGATCGTGGAGTGCGTCTAGTGTCGTTCGCCTTGCATTGGATCAAGGCTGAGATGCACGAGTACATCCTGAAGAACTGGCGCTTGGTGAAGATCGCCACCACCAAGGCGCAACGCAAGCTGTTCTTCAATCTGCGTAGTATGAAGAATGGGCTGGACACCTTGCGCCCTCAGGAAATCGCCAACATCGCCAAGGAGCTGAACGTCAGCGAGCACGACGTGGTGGAGATGGAGACGCGCTTCAGCGGCCACGATATGGCGCTGGATCCGACCTCCCAAGACGATGAAGATAGCTATTCGCCAATCTCATGGTTGGCCGCCAATGAAAATGACGAACCTTCGCACCTGCTAGAACACAGCCAAACTGAACAGCGCAAAACTGAAGGATTAAGTGCGGCACTGGCAGCCTTGGATGAGCGCAGCCGCCGTATCATTGAGGCTCGCTGGCTGTGCGAGAATGATGCAGCCACGCTGCACGAGTTGGCTGCAGAATTCAATGTCTCAGCAGAGCGGATCCGCCAGATCGAACAAAAAGCGCTGAGCAAGATGCAGGCTCTGCTCGCCCCCACTGTCGCTTAA
- the ftsX gene encoding permease-like cell division protein FtsX encodes MSQFLSQLSATFRRFFATPVSSLLNVLVIGIALSLPTGLYVLLQNAQGVIERFAAAPQLSVFLTVDTKADEVGQLRKRLEQHPAIASIEYVSRAQALEQLKQGSGLGDVIGGLENNPLPDTFIVHPKTSSVQALETLRDELKGWKKLERVQLDSDWARRLEALLDFARTALLLLAALLALSLVAITFNTIRLQILTRRDEIEVSKLIGASSGFIRRPFLQFGLLQGLLGGCAAWGIIGGALMLLNLSLADLAKLYDSSFILSHLSLADGCTLLAFSAFLGWLGAWMSVTQHLRKIEPR; translated from the coding sequence ATGAGTCAATTTTTGTCGCAACTGAGCGCCACCTTCCGGCGTTTCTTCGCCACGCCGGTCAGTAGCCTGCTCAATGTCCTGGTGATCGGCATTGCACTTAGCCTGCCCACCGGCCTGTATGTGTTGCTACAGAATGCGCAGGGAGTAATCGAAAGATTCGCCGCTGCGCCGCAACTGAGCGTGTTCTTGACGGTGGACACCAAAGCTGACGAAGTGGGGCAACTGCGTAAGCGACTGGAGCAGCACCCTGCCATTGCCAGCATCGAGTATGTTTCGCGCGCGCAGGCGCTAGAGCAACTCAAGCAAGGCAGCGGCTTGGGAGATGTGATCGGAGGATTGGAGAACAACCCCTTGCCCGACACGTTCATTGTCCACCCCAAGACCAGTAGCGTGCAGGCACTGGAAACGCTGCGCGACGAGCTGAAAGGTTGGAAAAAGCTGGAACGAGTACAACTCGACTCGGACTGGGCGCGCCGCCTAGAAGCCCTGCTCGATTTTGCCCGCACCGCCCTATTGCTGCTGGCTGCCCTGCTAGCACTCTCGCTAGTCGCCATCACATTTAACACCATCCGGTTGCAGATCTTGACTCGCCGCGACGAGATTGAGGTCTCCAAGCTAATCGGCGCCAGCAGTGGCTTCATCCGCCGCCCTTTCCTCCAGTTCGGCCTGCTTCAAGGACTGCTCGGTGGTTGCGCCGCATGGGGCATCATCGGCGGAGCCTTGATGCTACTGAATCTGAGCTTGGCCGACCTAGCCAAACTCTACGACAGCAGCTTCATCCTCAGTCACTTGAGCCTAGCGGATGGCTGCACTTTACTCGCCTTCTCCGCGTTCCTCGGCTGGTTGGGCGCGTGGATGTCGGTGACTCAGCACCTCCGAAAAATAGAACCTCGCTAA
- the ftsE gene encoding cell division ATP-binding protein FtsE, whose product MIRFNQVSKRYPGGHQALSNVSFDIAEGEMVFLTGHSGAGKSTLLKLIAAIERPNGGSVIVNGQNVGALKPAAIPYLRRNLGLIFQGQKLLFDRNVFDNVLLPLQICGFNHRESAQRVRAALDKVGLLNREKINPIALSGGEQQRLCIARAIVNRPSILLADEPTANLDTEYAGEIMNIFRSFHQVGSTLLISTHDESLIRQGDGRTIALKHGELAA is encoded by the coding sequence ATGATCCGCTTCAATCAGGTCAGCAAACGCTACCCCGGTGGCCATCAGGCGCTCAGCAACGTCTCGTTCGATATCGCCGAGGGCGAGATGGTGTTCCTCACCGGGCACTCTGGCGCAGGCAAAAGCACACTTCTGAAACTCATCGCCGCCATCGAGCGCCCCAATGGTGGCAGTGTGATAGTGAACGGTCAAAACGTCGGCGCACTCAAGCCCGCCGCCATTCCCTATCTGCGCCGCAATCTGGGCCTGATCTTTCAGGGACAGAAGCTGCTGTTCGACCGCAACGTGTTCGACAATGTGCTGCTGCCCTTGCAGATCTGCGGCTTCAACCATCGCGAGAGCGCACAGCGCGTGCGTGCTGCGCTGGACAAGGTCGGCCTACTCAATCGCGAGAAGATCAACCCCATCGCGCTTTCCGGCGGCGAGCAGCAGCGCCTGTGCATCGCACGCGCCATCGTCAACCGCCCGAGTATCTTGTTGGCGGATGAGCCGACCGCCAATCTGGACACGGAGTACGCCGGCGAGATCATGAACATCTTTCGCTCCTTCCATCAGGTCGGTTCGACGCTGCTGATTTCGACTCACGACGAGTCACTGATCCGTCAAGGCGACGGGCGCACGATTGCACTCAAACACGGGGAGCTGGCGGCATGA
- the ftsY gene encoding signal recognition particle-docking protein FtsY, producing the protein MFGFLKKTPSNSTEKPVSTGWLGKLKRGLARTGNQLVDLFSGGGKIDDELYEELETILITSDVGMDATRHLLADLRREVKEQRLTEASQMKEALAHCLLKLLKPLAQPLDTGTHQPFVIMLCGVNGAGKTTSIGKLAKHFQSQGKSVLLAAGDTFRAAAREQLMTWGERNNVTVIAQQSGDAAAVIYDAVQAAQARKIDVVLADTAGRLTTQAHLMEEIKKVKRVIDKALPGAPHEVLLVLDANTGQNALSQTKAFDDALGVTGLVLTKLDGTAKGGVIAAIAKAHPIPVRFIGVGEGLDDLRPFVAEEFVSALLGFDEE; encoded by the coding sequence ATGTTTGGCTTCCTGAAAAAAACCCCTTCCAACAGCACGGAAAAGCCCGTCAGCACTGGCTGGCTGGGCAAACTGAAACGTGGATTGGCGCGTACCGGCAACCAGTTAGTCGATCTATTCAGTGGGGGCGGTAAGATTGATGACGAGCTGTACGAAGAGCTGGAAACCATACTCATCACCAGCGACGTCGGCATGGATGCTACGCGCCATCTACTGGCCGATCTGCGCCGCGAAGTAAAAGAACAACGACTGACCGAAGCCAGTCAGATGAAGGAAGCGCTGGCACATTGCCTATTGAAATTGCTCAAGCCGCTGGCTCAGCCACTGGATACCGGCACACATCAGCCTTTCGTCATCATGCTGTGCGGCGTGAACGGCGCAGGCAAGACCACCTCCATCGGCAAGCTGGCCAAGCATTTCCAATCTCAAGGCAAATCGGTACTACTGGCAGCAGGCGACACCTTCCGCGCCGCCGCACGCGAACAACTAATGACCTGGGGCGAGCGCAACAACGTCACCGTTATCGCCCAGCAAAGTGGTGACGCCGCCGCCGTGATCTACGATGCCGTGCAAGCGGCCCAGGCGCGCAAAATCGATGTGGTACTTGCCGATACCGCCGGTCGTTTGACCACCCAAGCACACCTGATGGAGGAGATCAAAAAGGTCAAACGCGTCATCGACAAAGCCCTGCCCGGCGCGCCGCACGAAGTGTTGCTGGTGCTGGATGCCAACACCGGCCAGAACGCGCTGTCGCAGACCAAGGCTTTCGATGATGCGTTAGGCGTGACCGGGCTGGTACTGACCAAGCTCGATGGCACGGCCAAGGGCGGCGTGATCGCCGCCATCGCTAAAGCTCACCCGATTCCCGTACGCTTCATCGGCGTCGGCGAAGGACTAGACGATTTACGCCCCTTTGTGGCCGAAGAATTTGTTTCTGCTTTGCTGGGATTCGACGAAGAATGA
- a CDS encoding M16 family metallopeptidase — protein sequence MNLRLLIACAVLMAGTPVAAEVFEQTLPNGLKVVVKEDHRAPVVVQQIWYRAGSMDEKTGTTGVAHVLEHMMFKGTKSVPAGEFSRRIAAAGGRENAFTSNDYTAYFQQLHKSKLPLAMKLESDRMHNLNLTDAEFAKEIQVVMEERRMRTDDQPRALMEEKLGAAIYLEHPYQHPVVGWMSDLEAMKGADARDWYRRWYVPNNATLVIAGDVKASTVFALAKQTYGKISARTLPQRRVFTEPPQTGIKRLVVKAPAELPYLVMAYHTPVIRDVAKDWQPYALEVLAGVLDGNESARLNKALVREQALASSVGAGYDSIARGPSVFVLEGTPTEGKSVVELETALRVQIAQLVAEGVSAEELQRVKAQVLANEVYQRDSVFYQAMQIGQLESIGLSHKDIPVMLKKLQAVTAEQVVEVAKEFLKDDNLTVATLDPQPLSGKPKRAAPAGGFHAH from the coding sequence ATGAACTTGCGATTATTGATTGCTTGCGCGGTGTTGATGGCAGGAACACCGGTGGCCGCCGAGGTTTTTGAGCAAACTCTGCCGAACGGTTTGAAAGTCGTGGTCAAGGAAGACCATCGTGCGCCTGTGGTGGTGCAGCAGATATGGTACCGCGCGGGCAGTATGGACGAAAAGACCGGTACGACCGGCGTGGCGCATGTGCTAGAGCACATGATGTTCAAAGGCACGAAATCCGTTCCGGCGGGCGAATTCTCGCGGCGCATCGCCGCAGCGGGCGGGCGCGAGAATGCGTTTACCAGCAACGACTACACGGCGTATTTCCAGCAGCTGCATAAGTCCAAATTGCCGTTGGCGATGAAGCTGGAGTCTGACCGGATGCACAATCTCAATCTGACCGATGCCGAGTTCGCCAAGGAGATCCAAGTGGTGATGGAGGAGCGGCGGATGCGCACCGACGACCAGCCACGTGCCTTGATGGAAGAGAAGCTGGGCGCGGCCATTTATCTGGAGCACCCCTACCAGCATCCGGTGGTCGGCTGGATGAGCGACCTCGAAGCCATGAAAGGCGCGGATGCGCGCGATTGGTATCGGCGCTGGTATGTGCCAAATAATGCCACGCTGGTGATCGCGGGCGATGTTAAGGCCAGTACAGTGTTTGCGCTGGCCAAACAGACTTACGGCAAAATTTCTGCGCGGACGCTGCCACAGAGGCGGGTATTTACCGAGCCACCTCAGACTGGCATTAAACGTCTGGTGGTGAAGGCTCCAGCCGAGCTTCCTTATTTGGTGATGGCGTACCACACGCCAGTGATACGTGATGTGGCTAAAGATTGGCAGCCCTACGCGCTGGAAGTGTTGGCGGGCGTGCTGGATGGCAACGAGTCGGCGCGTTTGAACAAGGCGCTGGTGCGTGAACAGGCTTTGGCCAGTAGCGTGGGTGCGGGCTATGACAGCATCGCCCGTGGCCCGTCCGTATTCGTGCTGGAAGGTACGCCGACCGAGGGAAAATCAGTCGTTGAGCTGGAAACGGCGTTGCGTGTGCAGATCGCCCAGTTGGTGGCGGAGGGCGTGAGCGCGGAGGAGTTGCAGCGCGTCAAGGCGCAGGTGTTGGCGAACGAAGTCTATCAGCGCGATTCCGTGTTCTATCAGGCGATGCAGATCGGTCAGCTCGAAAGCATTGGTCTGTCGCACAAAGACATTCCGGTGATGTTGAAGAAGCTACAGGCGGTGACAGCGGAGCAGGTAGTTGAAGTGGCTAAGGAATTTCTCAAGGACGATAACCTGACGGTGGCGACACTTGATCCGCAGCCGCTTTCCGGCAAGCCGAAGCGCGCCGCTCCGGCAGGAGGTTTCCATGCGCACTAA
- a CDS encoding M16 family metallopeptidase, whose protein sequence is MRTKILITLIGLFSAASAWAGPQIQTWQAPSGAQVLFVENHDLPMLDVAVNFAAGSAHDSIENSGLAALTHGLLDHGSADLSEDEVAKRLADVGAQLGGGFDSDRAAISLRTLSHPVEREQALSILAQVVQQPVFPETVVEREKARIIAGLKEAETHPEHLADKAFRTAVFGAHPYALSGSGEVVTVSRLSRPEIEAFYRAHYVAQTSVVTLMGDVTRAEAEAIAQRLTERLPKSGSVFTVPQVLPLAAASEQRITHPATQSHLLIGAPGMSRTDPDYFALYVGNYVLGGGGFVSRLMEEVREKRGLAYDVHSYFVPMQQAGAFQIGLQTKGEQADQALELVRKVVADFIANGPTEKELVAAKQNIVGGFPLRVDSNRKILEYLSVIGFYHLPLSYLDDFTLRVEQVTTAQIRAAFARHLDPSKMATVIVGGGVGEPK, encoded by the coding sequence ATGCGCACTAAGATTCTCATCACTTTGATCGGGCTGTTCAGCGCGGCTAGCGCGTGGGCAGGCCCGCAGATCCAAACTTGGCAGGCGCCCAGCGGCGCGCAGGTGCTGTTCGTCGAGAATCATGATCTGCCGATGCTCGATGTGGCGGTGAACTTTGCGGCTGGTAGCGCGCACGACTCGATAGAGAATTCCGGTTTGGCAGCGTTGACACATGGCTTGTTGGATCACGGTTCGGCGGATTTGAGTGAAGACGAAGTGGCCAAGCGCTTGGCCGATGTGGGGGCGCAACTTGGCGGTGGTTTTGACTCGGATCGCGCAGCCATTTCTTTGCGTACCTTGAGCCATCCGGTTGAGCGCGAACAGGCTTTGTCCATTCTGGCGCAGGTGGTGCAGCAGCCGGTGTTCCCTGAAACCGTGGTCGAGCGCGAGAAAGCGCGCATCATTGCCGGATTGAAAGAGGCCGAGACGCATCCCGAACATCTGGCTGACAAGGCGTTCCGTACTGCGGTGTTCGGCGCGCATCCCTATGCCTTGTCTGGTTCAGGGGAGGTGGTGACGGTGAGCAGGCTGAGTCGCCCTGAGATCGAGGCGTTCTATCGGGCTCATTATGTCGCGCAAACCTCTGTGGTGACGCTGATGGGCGATGTGACCCGCGCCGAAGCTGAAGCGATCGCCCAGCGTTTGACTGAGCGCCTGCCGAAATCTGGCTCTGTGTTCACCGTGCCACAGGTGCTGCCGCTCGCCGCAGCCAGTGAGCAGCGCATCACCCATCCAGCTACGCAAAGCCATCTATTGATCGGAGCGCCCGGCATGTCGCGCACCGATCCGGACTATTTTGCACTATACGTCGGTAATTACGTGCTGGGCGGCGGCGGTTTCGTGTCAAGGTTGATGGAGGAGGTGCGCGAGAAGCGCGGCTTAGCCTATGACGTGCATAGCTACTTCGTGCCGATGCAGCAAGCAGGTGCGTTCCAGATCGGCTTGCAGACCAAGGGCGAGCAGGCGGATCAGGCGCTAGAACTGGTGCGAAAAGTGGTGGCGGATTTTATCGCGAATGGGCCGACCGAAAAGGAGCTGGTCGCTGCGAAGCAGAACATCGTCGGCGGTTTCCCGCTGCGCGTGGATAGCAATCGCAAGATTTTGGAATATCTCAGCGTGATCGGTTTCTATCACTTGCCCTTGAGTTATCTGGATGACTTTACCCTCCGAGTAGAGCAAGTCACGACGGCGCAGATCCGTGCGGCATTCGCACGTCATCTCGATCCCAGTAAGATGGCTACGGTGATTGTGGGCGGTGGTGTGGGAGAGCCAAAATAA
- the rsmD gene encoding 16S rRNA (guanine(966)-N(2))-methyltransferase RsmD, translating into MLDFPDAPGLRPTPDRVRETLFNWLGQDLYGLRCLDLFAGSGALGCEAASRGADQVVMVEKNRQVHQALATNVAKLRLANVALHWADGLEFARSETGRYDVVFLDPPFQSDYLPKALELLKEKLNEGGRVYVETGVAYEPPQGWRVLKSKRAGQVNYQLLERDD; encoded by the coding sequence ATGCTGGATTTTCCGGATGCGCCCGGCTTGCGTCCTACGCCGGATCGCGTACGCGAGACTCTGTTCAACTGGCTGGGGCAGGATTTGTATGGTTTGCGCTGCCTCGATCTATTCGCAGGCAGCGGCGCATTGGGTTGCGAAGCGGCTTCGCGCGGAGCAGATCAGGTGGTGATGGTGGAGAAAAATCGCCAAGTTCATCAAGCCTTGGCAACGAATGTCGCAAAATTGCGCCTCGCTAATGTGGCGCTGCACTGGGCAGATGGGCTAGAATTCGCGCGCAGCGAAACAGGGCGTTACGACGTGGTGTTTCTCGATCCGCCGTTTCAGAGCGATTATCTGCCCAAGGCGCTGGAATTGTTGAAGGAAAAGCTGAACGAAGGCGGGCGGGTGTATGTGGAGACCGGGGTGGCGTATGAGCCACCACAGGGTTGGCGAGTGCTTAAGAGCAAACGCGCCGGACAAGTGAATTACCAGTTGTTGGAACGTGATGATTAA
- the coaD gene encoding pantetheine-phosphate adenylyltransferase, whose product MIKVIYPGTFDPITRGHEDVVRRAAGLFDQVVVAVAQSRVQTAFTLEERVDMAREVFAELPNVSVQGFSGLLMQFVQAQNARVVLRGLRAVSDFEYEFQMAGMNRKLDPEVETVFLTPAEQYTFISATMVREISRFGGDVGKFVSPVVAARLESKKLN is encoded by the coding sequence ATGATTAAAGTGATTTACCCCGGAACGTTCGACCCGATCACGCGCGGACATGAAGATGTGGTGCGCCGTGCCGCAGGTTTGTTCGATCAAGTCGTGGTGGCGGTGGCGCAGAGCCGAGTGCAAACCGCGTTCACGTTGGAAGAGCGAGTGGACATGGCACGCGAAGTGTTTGCTGAGCTTCCTAATGTCTCGGTGCAAGGATTCTCTGGCCTGTTGATGCAGTTCGTGCAAGCGCAGAATGCGCGCGTGGTGCTGCGTGGATTGCGCGCGGTATCGGATTTTGAGTATGAGTTTCAGATGGCGGGTATGAACCGCAAGCTGGACCCTGAGGTGGAGACAGTGTTCCTTACCCCAGCAGAGCAATACACGTTCATTTCCGCGACCATGGTGCGCGAGATATCGCGCTTTGGCGGTGACGTGGGAAAATTCGTTTCGCCCGTGGTGGCGGCAAGATTGGAAAGCAAGAAACTAAACTGA
- a CDS encoding YfhL family 4Fe-4S dicluster ferredoxin, with product MALLITDECINCDVCEPECPNEAISQGDSIYIIDPSKCTECVGHYDTPQCVEVCPVDCIPHDPDHVESKEQLQAKYEKLIAAKG from the coding sequence ATGGCACTGTTAATTACCGACGAATGTATCAACTGCGACGTGTGCGAGCCGGAATGCCCGAACGAGGCGATTTCCCAAGGCGACAGCATCTACATCATCGATCCGAGCAAATGTACTGAGTGCGTCGGTCACTATGACACGCCGCAATGCGTGGAAGTATGTCCGGTGGATTGCATTCCTCACGACCCTGATCACGTCGAAAGCAAAGAGCAGTTGCAGGCCAAATACGAAAAGCTGATCGCGGCCAAAGGCTGA
- the radA gene encoding DNA repair protein RadA translates to MAKAKTIYSCTECGGQTPKWQGQCPHCMAWNTLVESVAEALPTAGKNRYSALAASGQLQKLAEVEAAEVARTPTGISEFDRVLGGGLVEGGVVLIGGDPGIGKSTLLLQTLAHLSQTKKVLYVSGEESAQQIALRAVRLALDARSVNLLPEIQLEKIQSTVAHEKPDVVVIDSIQTVYSEQLTSAPGSVAQVRECAAQLTRLAKSSGVTMILVGHVTKEGALAGPRVLEHIVDTVLYFEGDTHSSFRLIRAFKNRFGAVNELGVFAMTEKGLREVSNPSALFLSQHGTQVAGSCVMVTQEGTRPLLVEVQALLDEAHSPSPRRLSLGLEQNRLAMLLAVLHRHAGIACFDQDVFINAVGGVKITEPGADLAVLLAIVSSLRNRPLPEKLVVFGEVGLAGEVRPVQRGQERLKEAAKLGFTHAIIPKANAPKHMIEGMTIIAVERVEEAVEKAR, encoded by the coding sequence ATGGCAAAAGCTAAAACGATCTATTCCTGCACCGAATGCGGTGGACAAACGCCCAAGTGGCAAGGGCAATGCCCGCACTGCATGGCGTGGAACACGCTGGTTGAATCAGTGGCGGAGGCACTACCTACGGCAGGCAAGAACCGCTACAGCGCGCTCGCCGCTTCCGGCCAGTTGCAGAAACTGGCCGAAGTGGAAGCCGCCGAAGTGGCGCGCACGCCCACCGGCATCAGCGAATTCGACCGCGTACTGGGCGGCGGCCTGGTGGAGGGCGGCGTGGTGCTGATCGGCGGCGATCCCGGCATTGGCAAATCCACCTTGTTGCTGCAGACGCTAGCGCATCTCTCGCAGACAAAAAAAGTGCTCTACGTCAGCGGCGAAGAGTCGGCCCAGCAGATCGCCCTGCGCGCGGTGCGACTGGCGCTGGATGCGCGCTCGGTCAACCTGCTGCCCGAGATCCAGCTCGAAAAGATCCAGTCCACCGTCGCCCACGAAAAGCCGGACGTGGTAGTGATCGACTCTATCCAAACCGTATATTCCGAGCAGCTCACCAGCGCGCCCGGCTCGGTGGCGCAGGTGCGCGAGTGCGCAGCCCAACTCACCCGGCTGGCCAAGAGCAGCGGCGTGACCATGATCCTGGTCGGCCACGTCACCAAGGAAGGCGCGCTGGCCGGACCAAGAGTACTGGAACACATCGTGGACACCGTGCTGTATTTCGAGGGCGACACCCATTCCAGCTTCCGCCTGATACGCGCCTTCAAGAACCGCTTCGGTGCGGTGAACGAGCTCGGCGTGTTCGCCATGACCGAGAAGGGATTGCGCGAAGTCAGCAACCCGTCGGCACTGTTCCTGTCGCAACACGGCACGCAGGTCGCCGGCTCCTGCGTGATGGTGACGCAGGAAGGCACGCGACCCTTGCTAGTGGAAGTGCAGGCCCTGCTCGACGAAGCCCACTCGCCCAGCCCACGCCGCCTGTCGCTGGGCTTGGAGCAGAACCGCCTCGCCATGCTGCTTGCCGTGCTGCACCGCCACGCGGGCATCGCCTGCTTCGATCAGGACGTATTCATCAACGCCGTCGGCGGCGTGAAGATCACCGAACCGGGCGCGGACCTAGCGGTACTGCTCGCCATCGTCTCCAGCCTGCGCAACCGACCGCTACCGGAAAAACTCGTCGTATTCGGCGAAGTCGGTCTGGCGGGCGAAGTCCGCCCCGTTCAGCGCGGCCAGGAACGACTGAAAGAAGCCGCCAAACTCGGCTTCACTCACGCCATTATCCCCAAAGCCAACGCTCCCAAACACATGATCGAAGGCATGACCATCATTGCCGTGGAGCGGGTGGAAGAGGCGGTGGAAAAGGCGCGATAA
- a CDS encoding carbonic anhydrase, producing the protein MFKKQLASIIAAAFIAAPAFADGHSHGDAAVAQAFIKEISKTEAAYAKQHGAKFFAELAKGQHPRATVVTCSDSRVHTNMLDTTPEGDLFMIRDIGNQIATATGSVQYGVNHLASSLLIIIGHSKCGAISAAALNDADKAKLEVPVQKELATIGKVTGDIDGVKLNVNNQVKQAMELFGDKVAEGHLMIVGGVYDFADDMKQGPGKLNVINVNGETDAAKVTAALAAAPAGSHGEHEHHH; encoded by the coding sequence ATGTTCAAGAAGCAACTCGCATCCATCATTGCCGCCGCCTTCATCGCAGCTCCAGCATTCGCCGACGGGCACTCTCATGGTGATGCTGCTGTAGCACAAGCATTCATCAAGGAAATCTCGAAAACTGAAGCGGCATATGCCAAGCAGCACGGCGCAAAGTTTTTTGCCGAGCTAGCCAAAGGCCAACATCCTCGCGCCACCGTGGTAACCTGCTCGGACTCCCGTGTCCACACCAACATGCTGGATACGACACCAGAAGGTGATCTATTCATGATCCGCGATATCGGCAACCAGATCGCCACTGCGACGGGCTCCGTTCAATATGGCGTGAATCACCTAGCTTCCTCCCTGCTGATCATCATCGGCCACTCCAAGTGTGGCGCCATCTCTGCAGCTGCACTCAACGATGCCGACAAAGCCAAGCTGGAGGTCCCAGTCCAGAAGGAACTGGCCACTATCGGCAAAGTGACTGGCGACATCGACGGCGTGAAGCTGAACGTGAACAACCAAGTCAAACAAGCCATGGAACTGTTCGGTGACAAGGTTGCCGAAGGCCACCTGATGATTGTCGGCGGCGTGTATGACTTTGCGGATGACATGAAGCAAGGCCCGGGCAAGCTGAATGTGATCAACGTAAACGGCGAAACCGATGCAGCCAAGGTGACCGCCGCTCTGGCCGCCGCCCCTGCAGGTAGCCATGGCGAACACGAGCACCATCACTAA